One region of Synechococcus elongatus PCC 11801 genomic DNA includes:
- a CDS encoding DUF896 domain-containing protein has product MPQKHYRDLEGKTPEEQEALRQQYFQNFREGMEKTLENEIDGHERKMTIIGLITLGVFVTVLGLAAWL; this is encoded by the coding sequence GTGCCCCAGAAACATTATCGAGATCTAGAAGGCAAGACGCCAGAAGAGCAGGAAGCCCTGCGTCAGCAATATTTTCAAAACTTCCGTGAGGGTATGGAAAAAACCCTAGAAAACGAAATTGACGGCCATGAACGCAAGATGACAATCATTGGCTTGATCACGTTGGGTGTTTTCGTTACTGTTCTCGGACTGGCCGCTTGGCTCTAG
- the leuC gene encoding 3-isopropylmalate dehydratase large subunit, with product MSRGTLFDKVWDLHTVATLPSGQTQLFIGLHLIHEVTSPQAFAMLRDRGLSVKFPGRTVATVDHIVPTENQARPFADSLAEEMIVTLEKNCRENGIRFYNIGSGSQGIVHVIAPEQGLTQPGMTIACGDSHTSTHGAFGAIAFGIGTSQVRDVLASQTLALSKLKVRKIEVNGELQPGVYAKDVILHIIRKLGVKGGVGYAYEFAGSTFAAMSMEERMTVCNMAIEGGARCGYVNPDQTTYDYLQGREFAPQGEAWDRAIAWWESLRSEADAEYDDVVVFDAAEIAPTVTWGITPGQGIGITETIPTPDSLLDEDRAVAAEAYSYMDLAPGAPLQGTKVDVCFIGSCTNGRISDLREAAKVAKGRKVAAGIKAFVVPGSERVKQQAEAEGLDQIFTAAGFEWRQAGCSMCLAMNPDKLEGRQISASSSNRNFKGRQGSVSGRTLLMSPAMVAAAAIAGEVTDVRNWLN from the coding sequence ATGAGCCGCGGTACCCTGTTCGACAAAGTTTGGGACTTGCACACCGTCGCGACCCTGCCCTCGGGTCAGACGCAACTGTTCATTGGCCTGCACCTGATCCACGAAGTCACCAGCCCGCAAGCCTTTGCCATGCTGCGCGATCGCGGCCTGAGCGTGAAATTTCCGGGTCGGACGGTGGCAACGGTTGACCACATTGTGCCGACAGAAAATCAGGCGCGTCCCTTCGCCGACAGCTTGGCCGAAGAGATGATCGTGACGCTGGAGAAAAACTGTCGCGAGAACGGCATCCGCTTCTACAACATTGGTTCTGGCAGTCAGGGCATTGTCCATGTGATTGCGCCGGAACAAGGTTTGACTCAGCCGGGCATGACGATCGCCTGCGGAGATAGCCACACCAGCACCCACGGCGCTTTTGGCGCGATCGCCTTCGGGATTGGCACCAGTCAAGTGCGGGATGTCTTGGCCTCGCAAACGCTGGCCTTGAGCAAGCTGAAAGTTCGCAAGATTGAAGTCAACGGCGAGTTGCAGCCCGGCGTCTACGCCAAGGACGTGATTCTGCACATCATCCGCAAGCTCGGCGTCAAAGGCGGCGTTGGCTATGCCTACGAATTTGCTGGCAGCACTTTCGCAGCGATGTCGATGGAAGAGCGGATGACCGTCTGCAACATGGCGATCGAGGGCGGAGCGCGTTGCGGCTACGTCAATCCGGATCAAACCACCTACGACTACCTGCAAGGCCGTGAGTTTGCCCCCCAAGGCGAAGCATGGGATCGGGCGATCGCTTGGTGGGAAAGCCTGCGTAGCGAAGCCGATGCGGAATACGACGATGTTGTTGTCTTTGATGCGGCGGAGATTGCGCCGACCGTAACTTGGGGCATTACTCCCGGCCAAGGCATTGGCATCACGGAGACTATCCCGACGCCGGATAGCCTGCTGGACGAGGATCGAGCTGTGGCTGCCGAAGCCTACAGCTACATGGATTTGGCACCCGGTGCGCCGCTGCAAGGGACGAAAGTTGATGTCTGCTTCATTGGCAGTTGTACCAATGGCCGGATCAGTGACCTGCGCGAAGCCGCCAAAGTGGCCAAAGGTCGCAAAGTTGCGGCGGGCATTAAAGCCTTTGTCGTGCCCGGTTCGGAGCGCGTCAAACAGCAAGCCGAAGCTGAAGGTCTTGACCAAATCTTTACGGCGGCGGGCTTTGAGTGGCGGCAGGCCGGTTGTTCAATGTGTCTGGCCATGAATCCGGACAAACTGGAAGGCCGTCAAATAAGTGCTTCCTCCTCAAACCGTAATTTCAAAGGCCGTCAAGGCTCGGTCTCGGGACGGACGTTGCTGATGAGCCCAGCCATGGTGGCCGCCGCTGCGATCGCCGGTGAAGTGACGGACGTTCGTAACTGGCTGAACTAG
- the dcd gene encoding dCTP deaminase encodes MLKNDKWIVEQARAGMIEPFEANLIRHSADAPVLSYGCSSYGYDLRLSPQEFLIFRHIPGTVVNPKRFNPANLESVELHEDQDGQYFILPAHSYGLGVALERLRVPSNITVVCLGKSTYARLGIIVNTTPAEASWEGHLTLEFSNSSGADCRIYANEGICQLLFLEGEPCDTTYADRFGKYQNQPERVTLAKV; translated from the coding sequence ATGCTCAAGAACGATAAGTGGATTGTTGAACAAGCCCGCGCTGGCATGATTGAGCCGTTTGAGGCCAATCTGATTCGCCATAGCGCTGATGCCCCAGTTCTGAGCTATGGCTGCTCCTCCTACGGCTACGACCTGCGGTTATCGCCCCAGGAATTCCTGATTTTTCGCCACATTCCGGGCACTGTCGTCAATCCCAAGCGCTTCAATCCAGCCAACTTGGAGTCGGTGGAGTTGCATGAGGATCAAGACGGTCAATATTTCATCTTGCCGGCACATAGCTACGGCCTTGGGGTTGCCTTAGAACGGCTGCGCGTTCCGTCGAACATCACCGTGGTTTGCTTGGGCAAAAGCACCTACGCCCGCCTCGGCATCATCGTCAACACCACGCCTGCCGAAGCTTCTTGGGAAGGTCATTTGACGCTGGAATTTAGCAACTCCTCGGGTGCCGATTGCCGTATTTATGCCAACGAAGGCATCTGTCAGTTGCTCTTCCTCGAAGGCGAACCCTGCGACACGACCTATGCTGATCGCTTTGGTAAATACCAAAATCAACCAGAACGAGTAACCCTCGCCAAGGTCTAA
- a CDS encoding transglutaminase TgpA family protein has protein sequence MTPWFPPRSGLGLLSSGFAIAVLLLLGDLPPVAAFVAIALLVWGLLRQWQKRSLLPQTLRHSLTAIALILALLVGLPQGLLSVFLGLLTLAFALKLLELQEERDYQALVLIAYSLVALGFLLRQSLLETLVLLLAIALETLGLAALYRPLSRPRQPFAALLRLLAPTVPLLLVLFLIAPRLPPLWGLPVAQRAVTGLSDRVSPGEIAELSRSSALAFRFSFPEASLPSDRFYWRAMVHELTDGRGWQPLPFRDRFDPSEVAPELTGEGDIPYTVIAEPSQRTWRYALELSRPSSEGILLDSRFEFRTRIPLSQQTRYQGIAFERYQADLNLSPRDRQVNLQLPPSGNPQSRAWAQRLRDRFPNDDAALVQASLQELQQQDFRYTLQPPLLTANDSIDDFLFRSRAGFCEHYASSFAFLMRAAGIPARVVTGYLGGEWNSQANYYSVLQANAHAWTEVWLPGQGWQRVDPTAAIAPLRLSEGLEAALTPEDRAQAAGGLLGAAALRRLPLLDQAWQFWASVDYRWTSWVLSYDNQRQQELLAALLAQLGQVGLSLLLVASILIAAGLMWLLSRWLDRRSPEDPSLRIYQQACRAIAKAGWPRQPQEGPSAYAERLASLNQPWAMAFSHLTQQYLAQRYAQQAVPTNLLQRSLQDLRQLLRTSRR, from the coding sequence ATGACGCCTTGGTTCCCGCCCCGTTCTGGCTTAGGACTGCTGAGCAGCGGCTTTGCGATTGCTGTGCTGCTGCTCCTTGGGGATTTGCCGCCCGTGGCTGCTTTTGTAGCGATCGCCCTCCTAGTTTGGGGGCTGCTTCGCCAGTGGCAGAAGCGATCGCTCTTACCCCAAACACTGCGCCATAGTCTGACCGCGATCGCCCTGATCTTGGCGCTGTTGGTGGGCTTGCCTCAGGGCTTGCTCAGTGTTTTTCTCGGCCTGTTGACCTTAGCTTTTGCCCTCAAACTGTTGGAGCTGCAAGAGGAGCGGGACTATCAAGCCCTAGTGCTGATTGCCTACAGCTTAGTGGCGCTTGGTTTTCTGTTGCGCCAGAGTTTGCTGGAAACACTGGTTTTGTTACTGGCGATCGCGCTGGAAACCTTAGGATTAGCGGCACTCTATCGCCCCCTCAGCCGACCACGGCAGCCCTTCGCTGCGCTCTTGCGCTTGCTGGCTCCGACGGTGCCACTCTTGCTAGTGCTGTTTTTGATTGCGCCACGATTGCCACCTCTCTGGGGATTGCCCGTAGCCCAACGAGCCGTAACCGGTTTGAGCGATCGCGTCTCGCCCGGTGAGATTGCTGAGCTCAGCCGCTCCTCTGCACTGGCTTTTCGCTTTAGTTTCCCTGAAGCTTCCCTACCCAGCGATCGCTTCTACTGGCGAGCAATGGTGCATGAACTGACGGATGGCCGTGGTTGGCAGCCCCTTCCTTTCCGCGATCGCTTCGACCCAAGTGAAGTGGCACCGGAACTGACGGGTGAAGGGGACATTCCCTACACTGTCATTGCCGAACCCAGTCAGCGCACGTGGCGCTATGCCTTGGAGTTGAGTCGCCCCAGCAGCGAGGGCATTCTTCTCGATTCACGCTTTGAATTTCGGACGCGCATTCCACTCAGCCAGCAAACGCGCTACCAAGGCATTGCCTTTGAGCGTTATCAAGCGGATCTAAACCTTTCGCCCCGCGATCGCCAAGTCAATTTGCAGTTACCCCCCAGCGGGAACCCCCAAAGTCGGGCTTGGGCTCAACGGCTACGCGATCGCTTCCCGAATGACGATGCCGCCCTCGTGCAAGCCAGTTTGCAGGAGTTACAACAACAGGACTTTCGCTACACCCTGCAGCCGCCCTTGCTCACAGCTAACGACAGCATTGATGACTTTCTGTTTCGCAGTCGGGCGGGCTTTTGCGAACATTACGCCAGCAGTTTTGCCTTTTTGATGCGGGCGGCAGGCATACCGGCGCGCGTCGTCACCGGCTACCTTGGCGGTGAGTGGAATTCGCAGGCGAATTACTACAGCGTGCTCCAAGCCAATGCCCATGCTTGGACTGAAGTTTGGCTGCCGGGGCAAGGCTGGCAGCGGGTTGATCCAACTGCCGCGATCGCGCCACTGCGACTTAGTGAAGGACTGGAAGCTGCTCTGACACCCGAAGATCGGGCTCAAGCCGCTGGCGGTCTCCTTGGTGCAGCAGCGTTGCGCCGTCTGCCTCTGCTCGATCAGGCTTGGCAATTTTGGGCTTCAGTAGACTACCGCTGGACGTCTTGGGTATTGAGCTACGACAACCAACGCCAGCAGGAGCTTTTGGCCGCGTTGTTGGCACAGTTGGGACAGGTTGGCCTATCTCTCTTGCTCGTTGCGAGCATTCTGATCGCCGCAGGTTTGATGTGGCTACTCTCCCGTTGGCTGGATCGGCGATCGCCAGAAGATCCCAGTCTGCGGATCTATCAGCAGGCTTGCCGTGCGATCGCCAAAGCGGGTTGGCCGCGCCAACCGCAGGAAGGCCCATCTGCCTATGCTGAACGCCTCGCAAGTCTCAACCAACCTTGGGCGATGGCGTTTAGCCATTTGACTCAGCAGTACCTAGCTCAGCGCTATGCCCAGCAAGCGGTGCCAACCAACCTTCTACAGCGATCGCTCCAAGACCTACGGCAGCTCCTGCGAACCAGTCGTCGTTAA
- a CDS encoding cupin domain-containing protein produces MGQPQTAEEWITALDLQPHPEGGFYREIYRANLTVNLGDRQRSASTAIYYLLRAGERSRLHRLRSDELWHFYAGQPLTVHQLIPEQGYQALTIGADLSQGQQLCGGVPAGVWFGATVAAETGFSLVGCTVAPGFSFEDFEMAEGEALLQAFPESRSLIEQLT; encoded by the coding sequence ATGGGTCAGCCACAAACTGCTGAGGAATGGATTACGGCGCTGGACTTACAACCACATCCCGAAGGCGGCTTCTACCGTGAGATCTACCGCGCTAACCTTACGGTCAACTTGGGCGATCGCCAACGATCGGCGAGTACGGCTATCTATTACCTGCTGCGTGCTGGGGAGCGATCGCGGCTACACCGGCTGCGCTCCGATGAACTCTGGCATTTCTACGCCGGCCAGCCCTTGACCGTGCATCAACTGATTCCTGAACAGGGCTATCAAGCGCTGACGATCGGAGCGGATCTCAGTCAAGGCCAGCAACTGTGCGGCGGTGTTCCAGCGGGCGTTTGGTTTGGCGCAACCGTCGCTGCTGAAACCGGATTTTCGCTGGTGGGCTGTACCGTGGCACCGGGTTTCAGCTTCGAGGATTTCGAAATGGCGGAAGGGGAGGCATTGCTACAGGCCTTTCCCGAGTCGCGATCGCTGATTGAGCAACTGACCTGA
- a CDS encoding TIGR04168 family protein: MPPLRLAIVGDIHDQWTPADQALLLQLQPDLTLFVGDFGNESLALVQAIAAIPLRKAVILGNHDAWYTATRWRRSQCPYDWTHENRFEQQLEALGSLHVGYGRLDFPEWNLSVVGGRPCSAGGSQWQHRRFYRHYYQVGSFPESAQRIADCAIASACDRVLFLAHCGPSGLGDQPEDPCGKDWSKPGGDFGDPDLAMAIAQVQRQKSVPLVCFGHMHHRLRNRRDRLRRSWHRDAAGTTYLNAAASPRLLKAEQTTLHHLLWVELGEDSLRAQQSWWTPAGVLVQSEELPLERQLA; the protein is encoded by the coding sequence GTGCCGCCTCTGCGTCTAGCGATCGTTGGCGACATCCACGACCAGTGGACACCAGCGGATCAAGCGCTGCTGCTGCAACTTCAGCCTGATTTGACGCTGTTTGTCGGCGACTTTGGCAATGAGTCGCTGGCTTTAGTTCAAGCGATCGCGGCGATTCCTCTGCGAAAAGCCGTGATTCTTGGCAACCACGATGCTTGGTACACGGCGACCCGTTGGCGGCGATCGCAATGTCCCTACGACTGGACGCACGAAAACCGCTTTGAGCAACAGCTTGAGGCGCTGGGATCGCTCCACGTCGGTTATGGCCGCTTGGATTTTCCGGAGTGGAATCTGAGCGTGGTCGGTGGGCGACCTTGTAGCGCGGGCGGGAGCCAGTGGCAGCATCGCCGCTTCTACCGCCACTACTACCAAGTCGGTAGCTTCCCTGAGTCAGCGCAACGAATTGCCGATTGTGCGATCGCTTCAGCCTGCGATCGCGTGCTGTTTCTCGCCCATTGCGGCCCCAGCGGTTTAGGCGATCAACCAGAAGATCCCTGCGGCAAGGATTGGTCGAAGCCGGGTGGTGACTTTGGCGATCCAGATTTAGCCATGGCGATCGCTCAAGTGCAACGCCAGAAATCAGTACCTTTGGTCTGCTTTGGCCACATGCACCACCGCTTGCGGAATCGGCGCGATCGCCTGCGCCGTAGTTGGCATCGCGATGCAGCGGGCACGACCTACCTCAATGCTGCCGCCAGTCCGCGCCTCTTGAAGGCCGAACAAACCACCCTGCATCATCTGCTCTGGGTTGAGCTAGGTGAGGATTCACTGAGAGCGCAGCAGAGCTGGTGGACACCGGCCGGAGTCTTAGTTCAATCCGAAGAACTACCCTTAGAGCGGCAGCTCGCTTGA
- a CDS encoding DUF58 domain-containing protein — translation MKLRQWLKQLGRSRFEAWLARQLPPRSPIRLNRERIFIFPSQFGAVFLALDIAFYLIGTNYQNNLVLLLSLLLLSLFLGCIFQSFRNLDGLELEALPTADGQVGEPLRLSVRLRTETSRYALRLHLPSSDRLRLAELRSPSEIVSLTVVPSQRGWYRPGRLQVRSDYPLGLFRTWTVLDLDWQAVILPQPERWPLQTEAIATTSATPEQPVSTVELHQTTSEEFAGLQPYQPGESLRRVAWKQLAQGRGLHSKAFAGERSQQCWLSLQHTPGQDLEQRLRRLTWAVQELSRRGEFFGLVLGSQRWEADTGSVHQRTCLQAIALYGLERTV, via the coding sequence ATGAAGCTGAGGCAGTGGCTAAAGCAACTCGGGCGATCGCGCTTTGAAGCTTGGCTGGCACGACAACTACCACCGCGATCGCCAATCCGCCTGAATCGCGAACGCATTTTTATCTTCCCCAGTCAGTTCGGAGCCGTCTTTTTGGCGTTGGATATCGCCTTTTATCTCATTGGCACCAACTATCAAAACAACTTGGTTCTGCTACTCAGCTTGTTACTGCTGAGTTTGTTTTTAGGCTGCATTTTCCAGAGCTTTCGCAATCTGGATGGACTGGAACTGGAAGCCTTGCCTACAGCCGACGGACAAGTTGGTGAACCGCTCCGGTTGTCAGTGCGTCTGAGGACAGAAACATCCCGCTATGCCCTACGGCTGCACCTACCCAGCAGCGATCGCCTGCGGCTTGCAGAACTGCGATCGCCCAGCGAAATCGTGAGCCTAACGGTTGTCCCTAGCCAACGCGGCTGGTATCGGCCCGGACGACTGCAAGTACGCAGCGACTATCCCCTAGGGCTATTTCGGACTTGGACCGTGCTGGATTTGGATTGGCAAGCCGTGATTTTGCCCCAGCCCGAACGCTGGCCACTGCAGACTGAGGCGATCGCCACAACGTCGGCAACCCCAGAGCAGCCTGTCAGTACGGTTGAGCTGCATCAGACCACCAGCGAGGAGTTTGCGGGACTGCAACCCTACCAACCTGGAGAATCGCTGCGGCGGGTGGCTTGGAAACAGTTGGCGCAGGGGCGGGGCTTGCACAGCAAAGCTTTTGCAGGTGAGCGATCGCAGCAGTGCTGGCTCAGTTTGCAGCACACCCCCGGTCAAGATTTGGAGCAGCGGCTACGACGTTTGACTTGGGCAGTACAGGAACTCAGTCGCCGAGGTGAGTTTTTTGGCCTTGTACTCGGATCCCAGCGCTGGGAAGCGGACACTGGGTCGGTTCATCAACGTACTTGCCTCCAAGCGATCGCGCTCTATGGACTGGAGCGAACGGTATGA
- the argJ gene encoding bifunctional ornithine acetyltransferase/N-acetylglutamate synthase, which produces MQAAWQVISGGITAPRGFQAAGITAGLKASGQPDLALIVSESDAIAAAVFTTSQVRAACVDFSRQQLDGNSIARAILCNSGQANAATGDQGWSDAVESAGQLGQALQIPSNQVLVASTGVIGQRIKMDALRTGIPQAIAALSPEGGAAAAQAILTTDLIAKQIALELPLGDRTVRIGGIAKGSGMIHPNMATMLSFITCDAAVSPQLWQDMLSRAVDRSFNQITVDGDTSTNDCVFALANGQSRTPAITERGPIADQLEAMLTAVCQHLAKAIARDGEGATCLIEVQVKGTADDTAARAIARTIAGSSLVKSAIFGRDPNWGRIAAAAGRAGVQFNAENLAVRLGQFELLRNGQPLPFDRDAASQYLRDRAAGAYLQDDTVLIQVEVGSGTGQGIAWGCDLSYDYVRINAEYTT; this is translated from the coding sequence ATGCAAGCAGCGTGGCAGGTCATTTCCGGCGGAATTACCGCACCGCGGGGCTTTCAAGCCGCAGGGATCACAGCTGGACTCAAAGCTTCGGGTCAGCCGGATCTGGCGCTGATTGTCTCCGAGAGTGATGCGATCGCCGCCGCCGTTTTCACGACCTCACAAGTTCGCGCCGCTTGTGTGGACTTTAGCCGTCAGCAACTAGATGGCAACAGCATTGCTCGGGCGATTCTCTGCAACTCGGGGCAGGCCAACGCCGCAACTGGCGATCAAGGCTGGTCTGATGCCGTCGAGTCGGCGGGACAACTGGGGCAAGCGCTGCAGATTCCCAGCAATCAAGTTCTGGTTGCCTCCACAGGGGTGATTGGCCAGCGGATCAAGATGGATGCACTGCGTACCGGTATTCCCCAAGCGATCGCTGCACTTTCCCCAGAAGGTGGCGCTGCTGCTGCTCAAGCGATCTTGACCACGGACTTGATTGCCAAACAAATTGCCTTGGAATTGCCTCTGGGCGATCGCACGGTGCGGATTGGCGGCATCGCCAAAGGCTCCGGCATGATCCACCCCAACATGGCGACCATGCTATCGTTCATCACCTGTGATGCGGCGGTGTCTCCGCAACTCTGGCAAGACATGCTCAGCCGAGCGGTCGATCGCAGCTTCAATCAAATCACGGTGGATGGCGATACCAGCACCAATGATTGCGTGTTTGCCCTCGCCAACGGTCAGTCACGCACGCCGGCAATTACGGAGCGCGGCCCGATCGCAGACCAGCTAGAGGCGATGTTGACTGCTGTCTGTCAGCACTTGGCTAAGGCGATCGCTCGCGATGGAGAAGGGGCGACTTGTCTGATTGAAGTGCAGGTGAAAGGCACCGCCGACGATACCGCCGCTCGGGCGATCGCTCGCACGATCGCCGGTTCCTCGCTGGTTAAATCGGCCATTTTTGGTCGTGATCCGAACTGGGGTCGGATTGCAGCTGCAGCTGGCCGTGCCGGTGTTCAGTTCAATGCCGAGAATTTAGCAGTTCGTCTGGGTCAGTTTGAGCTACTCCGTAATGGCCAGCCGTTGCCGTTCGATCGCGATGCCGCCAGTCAATACCTCCGCGATCGCGCAGCGGGTGCCTACCTCCAAGACGACACGGTACTGATCCAGGTTGAAGTCGGCTCAGGCACGGGTCAAGGCATTGCTTGGGGCTGCGACCTCAGCTATGACTATGTCCGTATCAATGCTGAATACACCACCTGA
- the nadB gene encoding L-aspartate oxidase, which produces MSDSAAPAADSAAYDVIIVGAGAAGLYTGLCLPSHYRVAILSKDLPQRSASDWAQGGLAAVTAPDDSADLHYADTLQAGAGLCEPAAVRLLVESAPHCVASLLDLGVAFDRTNDHLALTLEAAHSRHRVLHAADTTGRAIVTTLLEQVLQRPNLEILAQSLAVDLWRDREGRCCGVLLLQGQQLRWLAARTVILACGGGGQVFSQTTNPALSTGDGVALAGRAGAKLRDLEFFQFHPTALVWPGAPRFLISEAVRGEGAHVVDAQGDRFLFRYDDRGELAPRDIVSRAIYRHLLETGTEQVWLDLRPIPAATVEHRFPNILQKCRRWGLDPLQQPLPIAPAAHYWMGGVYTDLSGATTCPGLYAVGETACTGVHGANRLASNSLLECLVFGRQFQQLELPPVQPNNPTYPPEDLRVTGDRDRWQQQRQALQDLVWKAAGICREADRLQAALAQVKAWQADFEAEPLSQAITAVPVGQAQQLDGLDAEALREWGELRNLLAIAQLILKSADFRTESRGGHYRSDYPQPDPAWQVHTDIQAGQWFTTAIACQ; this is translated from the coding sequence TTGTCTGACTCTGCTGCGCCTGCTGCCGATTCCGCTGCCTACGACGTGATCATTGTCGGTGCAGGTGCAGCGGGGCTTTACACCGGTCTCTGCCTGCCGTCGCATTACCGAGTGGCGATTCTCAGTAAGGACTTGCCTCAGCGATCGGCCAGCGACTGGGCGCAAGGCGGCTTAGCGGCGGTAACGGCTCCGGATGACTCAGCCGATTTGCACTATGCGGACACGCTGCAGGCAGGGGCTGGCCTCTGTGAGCCCGCAGCGGTTCGCTTGCTAGTAGAGTCAGCCCCACACTGTGTTGCCTCGCTGCTGGACCTCGGCGTCGCCTTCGATCGCACCAACGATCATCTGGCCTTGACCCTTGAGGCTGCCCATTCCCGCCATCGGGTGTTGCATGCGGCTGATACGACCGGACGCGCGATCGTCACCACGCTCCTCGAGCAAGTCCTTCAGCGCCCCAATCTTGAAATTTTGGCTCAGAGTCTAGCAGTCGATCTCTGGCGCGATCGTGAGGGACGCTGCTGTGGTGTCTTGCTCCTGCAAGGTCAGCAGCTACGCTGGCTAGCTGCCCGCACAGTGATTCTGGCCTGTGGTGGTGGCGGCCAAGTCTTCTCACAAACGACAAATCCGGCTCTGAGCACTGGCGATGGGGTTGCTTTAGCAGGCCGCGCAGGGGCAAAGCTCCGAGATCTCGAGTTTTTCCAATTCCATCCCACCGCCTTGGTTTGGCCCGGCGCACCACGCTTTTTGATTAGCGAAGCGGTACGAGGCGAGGGTGCTCATGTGGTGGATGCCCAAGGCGATCGCTTCCTGTTTCGCTACGACGATCGCGGTGAACTGGCACCCCGCGATATTGTCAGCCGCGCCATCTACCGGCATTTACTGGAGACAGGCACGGAGCAGGTCTGGCTGGATCTACGGCCCATCCCTGCAGCGACGGTTGAGCATCGCTTTCCTAACATTCTGCAAAAGTGTCGCCGCTGGGGGTTGGATCCTCTTCAGCAACCGCTACCGATCGCGCCTGCTGCGCACTACTGGATGGGCGGTGTCTACACCGATCTGAGTGGGGCTACGACATGCCCTGGGCTCTACGCCGTCGGTGAAACGGCCTGCACCGGTGTACATGGAGCTAATCGGCTGGCCAGCAATTCGCTGCTGGAATGTCTGGTGTTTGGGCGGCAGTTTCAGCAGCTCGAGTTACCGCCTGTTCAGCCCAATAATCCGACTTATCCCCCAGAGGACTTGCGGGTGACGGGTGATCGCGATCGCTGGCAACAGCAGCGTCAAGCGCTTCAGGATTTAGTTTGGAAAGCAGCGGGAATCTGTCGCGAGGCCGATCGCCTGCAGGCAGCATTAGCCCAAGTCAAAGCTTGGCAAGCAGACTTTGAAGCCGAGCCCCTCAGTCAGGCGATCACAGCAGTTCCAGTGGGTCAGGCCCAGCAGCTAGACGGTCTGGATGCCGAAGCCTTACGAGAGTGGGGTGAGCTGCGCAACCTCTTAGCGATCGCCCAGCTCATTCTCAAAAGTGCTGATTTTCGGACCGAAAGCCGTGGCGGTCACTATCGCAGCGACTACCCTCAGCCCGATCCAGCGTGGCAAGTCCATACGGATATTCAAGCGGGGCAGTGGTTTACAACCGCGATCGCATGTCAGTGA
- a CDS encoding AAA family ATPase produces the protein MPVLPETREASPLAAVLAQLQTVLLGKERQIQLAIACLLARGHLLIEDLPGMGKTLLSQSLANSLGLSYRRVQFTSDLLPADLLGVSIFEQQEQRFRFHPGPIFSQVLLADEINRASPKTQSALLEAMAERQVSHEGDTYPLPQPFFVIATQNPIDQAGTFAMPESQLDRFLMRLELGFPDHQAELAMLRGSDGDRPSAALLPILNADTLQDLQLEVSKVRASDPLLEYLLALVQESRQRSQIPNPLSPRASKAILAAAKAWAFLAGRDYVLPEDVQAIFPAVAEHRLRGSITGQGDRRYAESLLESVDPVR, from the coding sequence GTGCCGGTGCTCCCAGAAACCCGCGAAGCGTCGCCTTTAGCTGCTGTCTTAGCTCAATTGCAGACGGTGTTACTGGGGAAGGAGCGACAGATTCAACTGGCGATCGCCTGCTTACTCGCCCGTGGCCATTTGCTGATTGAAGACTTGCCCGGCATGGGCAAAACACTGCTCTCGCAAAGCTTGGCGAACAGTCTTGGTCTTAGCTATCGACGGGTGCAATTCACCAGCGATCTCCTCCCAGCAGACTTACTGGGAGTCTCGATTTTTGAACAACAAGAGCAACGCTTTCGGTTTCATCCCGGCCCGATTTTCAGTCAAGTGTTGCTGGCAGATGAAATCAATCGCGCGAGTCCCAAAACCCAAAGTGCACTCCTTGAAGCGATGGCCGAGCGGCAGGTCAGCCACGAAGGTGACACCTACCCGCTGCCACAGCCTTTTTTTGTAATCGCCACTCAGAATCCGATCGATCAAGCCGGAACGTTTGCGATGCCTGAATCCCAGCTCGATCGCTTTTTGATGCGGCTGGAATTGGGCTTCCCGGATCACCAAGCAGAATTAGCGATGTTGCGCGGGAGTGATGGCGATCGCCCCAGTGCAGCCCTACTGCCCATCCTGAACGCCGACACCTTACAGGATCTGCAATTGGAGGTCTCAAAAGTTCGCGCCAGTGATCCGCTGCTGGAGTATCTGTTGGCCTTGGTGCAGGAAAGTCGGCAGCGTTCGCAGATTCCCAATCCCCTTTCACCGCGAGCTAGTAAAGCGATTCTGGCCGCAGCCAAGGCTTGGGCGTTCTTGGCTGGACGAGACTATGTTCTGCCCGAGGATGTGCAGGCGATTTTTCCAGCCGTCGCGGAACATCGGCTACGGGGCAGCATCACCGGTCAGGGCGATCGCCGCTACGCTGAATCTCTGCTGGAAAGCGTGGATCCTGTGCGATGA